The DNA segment GGTTGGGAAGTGATTCCTTCTTCATCTTTTTGAAAACCTTATAAGGCGTTTCTCCCAGTCCAGCCTGGGGAGAGTTATGGCCAGCGTTGGAATCATCGGGAGCGGTGCCGCGGGGTTGACCGCTGCAATAGCCCTCGCGAGGCGCGGCTTTGATGTCACTGTCATCGGGAAGGGGTTCAAAAACACTAACTCATACCTCGCCCAGGCGGGGATAGCCCTGCCCATCTTGGAGGGCGACTCCATCAAGGCCCACTTCATCGACACGGTTAGGGCAGGTAAATACCTCAACGATGAAGAGGTTGTCTGGAACGTCCTGAGCAAAGCCAGCGAGGCCTACGACTTTTTGACTTCAATCGGCATCGAGTTCGAGACCAATGAGACCGAGGGCGGTCACTCCTTTCCCAGGGTCTTCACGATTAAGAACGAGACCGGAAAGCACATGATGAAGGTTCTCCACATGGCTGCTAAAGAGGCAGGAGTGCACTTCGTTGAGGGCTTCGCTGAAGAGCTCGCCGTGAGGGAGAGGAAGGCCTACGGCGTCTTTCTCGAAGGGGAGCTCATGAAGTTCGACGCGACTGTAATAGCAACGGGGGGCTTTGCGGGGCTCTTCAAGTACACCGCGGGTTCTCCGCTAACTATCGGCCTTCTCATCGGCGATGCCGTAATGAAAGGCGCCCCCGCTCGCGATTTGGAGTTCATCCAGTTCCACCCAACCGGCTACATCGGGAAAAGCGGCGTTTTCCTCGTCAGCGAGGCCGTCCGCGGGGCAGGGGCTAAGCTGGTGACGGAAGACGGGAAGCGCTTCGTCAACGAGCTCTCCACCAGGGACATCGTTGCGAGGGCGATATACAGGCAGATGCTCGCTGGAAAGGAGGTCTACCTCGACGCCACCTCGATAGAGGACTTCAAGAAAAGCTTCCCCCAGATATACGCCTTCCTGAGGAAGGACGGCATCGACCCGTCGAGGGACTTAATTCCCGTCTCGCCAATAGCGCACTACACGATAGGCGGGATGGCCGTTGACCTCTGGTACAGGACGGCCATCAAGGGCCTCTATGCTGTGGGCGAAGCGATGAGCAACGGCTTCCACGGGGCGAACAGGCTGGCCAGCAACTCGCTCCTTGAGTGCATCGTTTCTGGCCTCGAAGTCGCGAGGACGATAGCGAGGGACAGGCCAAAGCTCGGCGAAGTTCGGGAGATTCAATATCACTTCGATTCACAGGGGGACGTCGATTCCCTCAGGGAGATACTCTGGAAGCATGCGGGCATAGTGAGGAGTGGTTCATCCCTGAGGGAGGGCTTAAAGAGGCTTGATTCGGTTGAGGCGGACCATAGGTTAAAGCTGCTCGCCAGGGGAGTCCTTGAGTGTGCCCTCGCGAGGGAAGAAAGCAGGGGCGCCCACTACCGCGAGGACTTTCCAGCTGTGAGGAAGGCCTTCGAGAGGCCGAGCTTCTTCGACGGGATGTGCAGGCTCTAACCAAAGCTTTAAATTCTCATCGAATCCTTATCATGCTCGGTGAAACGAGTGGAACTGCTCTATCTCATCGCCTCCTTCGCGGTAGTAATAGCCCTCATCTGGCTTAAAATC comes from the Thermococcus thioreducens genome and includes:
- a CDS encoding L-aspartate oxidase, with product MASVGIIGSGAAGLTAAIALARRGFDVTVIGKGFKNTNSYLAQAGIALPILEGDSIKAHFIDTVRAGKYLNDEEVVWNVLSKASEAYDFLTSIGIEFETNETEGGHSFPRVFTIKNETGKHMMKVLHMAAKEAGVHFVEGFAEELAVRERKAYGVFLEGELMKFDATVIATGGFAGLFKYTAGSPLTIGLLIGDAVMKGAPARDLEFIQFHPTGYIGKSGVFLVSEAVRGAGAKLVTEDGKRFVNELSTRDIVARAIYRQMLAGKEVYLDATSIEDFKKSFPQIYAFLRKDGIDPSRDLIPVSPIAHYTIGGMAVDLWYRTAIKGLYAVGEAMSNGFHGANRLASNSLLECIVSGLEVARTIARDRPKLGEVREIQYHFDSQGDVDSLREILWKHAGIVRSGSSLREGLKRLDSVEADHRLKLLARGVLECALAREESRGAHYREDFPAVRKAFERPSFFDGMCRL